One window of Bacillus alkalicellulosilyticus genomic DNA carries:
- a CDS encoding DUF1189 domain-containing protein: MNIFLQFIKSLHSPKDIALFRFQGIGKTILFVFLLMAITSLPIGINFSLFVSNGVQSLQEGLSNEIPDFEIQSSVLYSDLDEPFINQGDEGVFILDPTGELTSRDIAQYGDGFALLEREAVMVIDGDPESIPYSDLGNIDFTKADIEVLITSLGDLLPIIIPVILIVLYLFFTAMKFIGITFLGVIGLILRKDKKNLQFRHLWILSAYAVVLPTTIFAVLDFLGITLPYSFAFYWVIAVVMLSQVIKHVPKPKTPTASNDQITPAEKD; the protein is encoded by the coding sequence ATGAATATATTTTTGCAGTTTATTAAAAGCTTACACTCGCCAAAGGATATTGCCCTTTTCCGTTTTCAAGGAATAGGTAAAACAATTCTGTTTGTTTTTTTATTAATGGCGATTACATCATTACCTATAGGGATTAACTTTTCATTATTTGTATCGAATGGAGTTCAATCTCTTCAAGAAGGTCTTTCAAATGAAATACCTGATTTTGAGATTCAAAGCTCTGTGCTTTATTCTGATTTAGATGAACCTTTTATAAATCAAGGCGACGAAGGTGTATTCATCCTTGATCCAACGGGCGAATTAACAAGTCGGGACATAGCTCAATATGGTGATGGTTTTGCTTTGCTGGAAAGGGAAGCTGTTATGGTCATTGATGGTGATCCAGAAAGCATTCCTTATAGTGACCTAGGTAATATCGATTTCACCAAAGCCGATATTGAAGTATTAATTACTAGTCTTGGGGACTTGCTCCCGATCATAATTCCAGTAATTCTTATCGTGTTATACTTATTCTTTACAGCTATGAAATTCATTGGCATAACCTTCTTAGGGGTAATTGGTCTTATCCTTCGTAAAGATAAAAAGAATTTACAATTTAGACACTTATGGATTTTGTCGGCATATGCAGTTGTTCTTCCAACTACGATATTCGCTGTACTCGACTTTTTAGGTATCACGTTACCTTACTCTTTTGCTTTTTACTGGGTTATAGCTGTTGTCATGCTTAGTCAAGTTATCAAGCATGTACCTAAACCAAAAACACCAACAGCAAGCAATGATCAAATTACACCAGCAGAAAAGGACTGA
- the uppP gene encoding undecaprenyl-diphosphatase UppP — translation MSWLEALILGIIQGISEFLPISSSAHLILAEHLLGISFGGNPLAFEVFLHLASLLAVLFYFRKDLLALVTDFFTYSRTKSPAAKANYRFVWLLGLATVVTMISGKAVESYIGESILNPATIGVALIVTGLFLVLIEHGVKLGHRTEKEMSWKDGVIIGLGQALAVIPGISRAGSTLITALWCGLSKETAVRYSFLLSIPVISGITIIKLPDILNLHFSTMAFELSIAFLASFVFALVGIKWLIQMVNKAKLSYFAIYCIGLGLFTWMFV, via the coding sequence ATGTCATGGCTGGAAGCACTAATTCTCGGCATTATTCAAGGAATTTCTGAGTTTTTACCTATTTCAAGCTCTGCGCATCTTATTTTAGCTGAGCATCTTTTAGGAATATCATTCGGAGGAAACCCACTGGCATTTGAAGTGTTTCTTCATTTGGCTTCATTACTAGCCGTGTTATTTTATTTTCGTAAAGACTTGTTAGCACTTGTTACAGACTTTTTTACTTATAGTCGAACCAAATCACCCGCGGCTAAAGCTAACTATCGGTTCGTCTGGTTGCTTGGGTTAGCTACCGTTGTCACTATGATTTCTGGAAAAGCTGTCGAGAGCTATATCGGAGAATCGATTTTAAATCCTGCCACTATCGGAGTCGCGTTAATTGTAACAGGCTTATTTTTAGTTTTGATTGAACATGGCGTCAAACTTGGACATCGTACCGAGAAAGAAATGTCTTGGAAAGACGGGGTAATCATTGGTTTAGGTCAGGCGTTAGCTGTCATACCCGGTATTTCGCGTGCAGGAAGTACGCTAATTACAGCCCTATGGTGTGGTCTTTCCAAAGAAACAGCTGTCCGCTATTCGTTTCTTCTCTCTATTCCTGTGATAAGCGGAATTACGATAATTAAGTTGCCTGACATCTTAAATCTGCATTTTAGTACAATGGCCTTTGAGCTCAGTATTGCATTTCTAGCTTCCTTTGTTTTTGCATTGGTCGGGATTAAATGGTTAATTCAAATGGTCAATAAAGCCAAGTTATCTTATTTTGCTATCTATTGTATCGGTCTAGGGTTGTTCACGTGGATGTTTGTATAA
- the sodA gene encoding superoxide dismutase SodA — translation MAYELPALPYAANALEPHIDEATMNIHHGKHHATYIAKLNAALEGHADLANKSIEELVSNLDAVPESIRGAVRNNGGGHANHSLFWTLLSPNGGGEPTGELADAINSTFGSLDSFKEQFANAGANRFGSGWAWLVVNNGQLEVTSTPNQDTPLMEGKTPILGLDVWEHAYYLNYQNRRPDYIAAFWNVVNWDEVAKLYSAAK, via the coding sequence ATGGCTTATGAATTACCAGCACTACCTTATGCAGCAAATGCACTTGAGCCTCATATCGATGAAGCTACAATGAACATTCACCACGGGAAGCATCATGCAACCTATATTGCAAAGCTTAACGCGGCACTTGAGGGTCATGCTGACCTTGCTAACAAATCAATTGAGGAATTAGTAAGCAATCTTGATGCAGTTCCTGAAAGCATTCGTGGAGCAGTTCGCAACAATGGTGGTGGACATGCTAACCACAGTTTATTCTGGACACTTTTAAGCCCGAATGGTGGCGGAGAGCCTACTGGTGAACTAGCTGATGCGATTAACAGCACATTTGGAAGCTTAGATAGCTTCAAAGAGCAATTCGCTAATGCTGGTGCTAACCGTTTTGGTTCTGGTTGGGCTTGGCTAGTTGTGAATAACGGCCAGTTAGAAGTAACAAGCACACCAAACCAAGACACTCCACTAATGGAAGGTAAAACGCCTATCCTTGGATTAGATGTATGGGAGCACGCATATTACTTAAATTATCAAAATAGACGTCCTGATTACATTGCAGCATTCTGGAATGTAGTAAATTGGGATGAAGTTGCAAAGCTTTATAGCGCTGCAAAATAA
- a CDS encoding MFS transporter — protein MEQAIPKKIVMLVVSLLPLIMVLGNSMFIPLIPTIQSEWQLTPVQAGLILTVFSVPAALSIPFIGFLSDRIGRKRIVLGSLLLLMIGSLFSAVSPNVGANFELFLIGRLLQGVGAGGTAPIAMAVVGDLFSGKERSEALGLLEVFNGTGKVISPIIGGLFAAIFVWYGSFYFYFVVALFVFVCLLNVLKGKRETSKAESITMYFQTVVQVFIGKWKWLVPIFFASGIGLFLLFGMLYFLSFELEGVYDIVGVRKGMYLAVPLLAMALFSYWTGTRIGEDSNRIKKSLFLGAMCIVLAFMLLISFHKLIGVMVWLSVSAAGLGLFLPASNTAVTSSIGENERGLIVSLYNMVRFLGVALGPIVFSVWMGNITEMYYMTFLFSALAILFLIVFWKCVPLFKECP, from the coding sequence TGGCAACTGACTCCTGTACAAGCAGGTTTAATATTAACTGTATTTTCTGTTCCGGCAGCACTCAGTATTCCGTTTATTGGGTTTTTATCGGATCGTATAGGAAGGAAAAGAATCGTATTAGGTTCTCTACTGTTATTAATGATAGGTAGTCTCTTTTCGGCTGTATCACCAAATGTAGGAGCTAATTTTGAATTGTTTTTAATTGGACGATTATTACAGGGGGTTGGAGCAGGGGGAACAGCACCGATTGCAATGGCCGTTGTTGGTGATCTTTTTTCTGGCAAAGAACGAAGTGAGGCTCTAGGGTTATTGGAAGTGTTTAATGGGACAGGTAAAGTGATTAGTCCGATTATAGGCGGATTGTTTGCAGCGATTTTTGTATGGTATGGTTCGTTTTATTTTTACTTTGTAGTAGCGCTGTTTGTCTTTGTTTGTTTGCTAAATGTGTTAAAAGGGAAAAGGGAGACTAGTAAGGCTGAAAGCATAACTATGTATTTCCAAACGGTTGTGCAAGTGTTTATTGGAAAATGGAAGTGGCTTGTACCCATATTTTTTGCAAGTGGTATCGGACTGTTTTTACTTTTTGGAATGCTTTATTTTCTGTCCTTTGAGTTAGAAGGCGTATATGATATTGTCGGTGTTCGTAAGGGTATGTATTTAGCCGTTCCTTTACTTGCCATGGCTCTTTTTTCTTACTGGACAGGTACAAGGATTGGGGAAGACAGTAATCGGATTAAAAAATCACTTTTTCTTGGTGCGATGTGTATCGTACTCGCCTTTATGTTACTGATTTCCTTTCACAAATTAATCGGGGTAATGGTGTGGCTATCCGTAAGTGCAGCTGGTTTGGGCCTGTTTTTACCTGCTTCTAATACAGCGGTTACCTCTTCTATTGGAGAAAATGAAAGGGGATTAATCGTGTCGCTTTATAATATGGTCCGTTTTTTAGGAGTTGCGCTTGGACCGATTGTTTTTAGTGTATGGATGGGAAACATAACGGAAATGTACTATATGACGTTTTTATTCTCAGCTTTAGCCATCCTGTTTCTAATCGTATTCTGGAAATGCGTGCCACTATTTAAAGAGTGTCCTTAA
- a CDS encoding DUF1002 domain-containing protein produces MLKLKHKLIPIFLIVTLLLPGLAFADAVPGEVMVTLGENLTEQQKTQVLNEMGVSDDVEIIYVTNAEEHQYLGNYISKAQIGTRALSSTKITMGEPGTGIIVRSNNITWVSEAMYANALVTAGLKDADIYVTAPFPVSGTAGLTGLIKAYEITADIEIPEEQKQVANEEMVRTGELAEKVGMEEATELMNRIKEEIAKNPVESEEDLRALIQRIANELGITLTDEELNGLVSLFMRMKDLNIDWDQVQNQIGQIRDNLGDFLNREDTQGFIAGFLDLVNRVIDAIKGFFK; encoded by the coding sequence ATTTTGAAATTAAAACACAAGCTTATTCCGATATTTTTGATTGTTACACTGTTACTACCTGGGTTGGCATTTGCTGATGCTGTACCAGGTGAAGTGATGGTGACGCTAGGTGAGAATTTAACAGAACAACAGAAAACTCAAGTGTTAAACGAAATGGGTGTATCAGATGATGTTGAAATTATCTATGTAACAAACGCTGAGGAGCACCAGTATTTAGGGAATTATATTAGTAAAGCTCAAATTGGTACAAGAGCTCTTTCATCTACAAAGATTACAATGGGTGAGCCAGGCACTGGGATCATTGTTCGTTCAAATAATATTACTTGGGTTTCAGAAGCAATGTATGCTAATGCATTAGTTACTGCAGGTTTAAAAGATGCTGATATCTACGTAACCGCTCCATTTCCGGTATCAGGTACAGCTGGCTTAACTGGGTTAATTAAAGCCTATGAGATTACGGCTGACATTGAAATTCCTGAAGAACAAAAACAAGTAGCAAATGAAGAGATGGTCCGTACCGGTGAATTAGCTGAAAAAGTGGGTATGGAAGAAGCAACAGAGTTAATGAACCGAATTAAAGAAGAAATAGCAAAGAATCCGGTTGAATCAGAAGAGGATCTACGAGCGCTAATTCAACGTATAGCAAACGAGCTTGGAATTACGTTAACCGATGAGGAATTAAACGGTCTTGTTTCATTATTTATGCGTATGAAAGACTTAAATATTGATTGGGACCAAGTGCAAAATCAAATCGGACAAATCCGTGATAACTTAGGGGATTTTCTCAACCGAGAAGACACACAAGGATTTATTGCTGGATTCTTGGATTTAGTGAATAGAGTGATTGATGCAATTAAAGGATTCTTTAAATAA
- a CDS encoding NfeD family protein: protein MEMLNIASVGFLVVFLGTLFLVGELLVRVKGLFAIIGIGIMSVYFTFHISGEVGLWVVLLYLVGLVLLIVDGKVVNDGTIALLGAILMILALAIPSPSIIYGVLVSMGFIIGAFTSLLFLKVFPARDMWAKMTLKDKMTNELGYNSLNESYKGLVGKTGKTISPFRPTGTVVIEGQQYSATSGSQWLGENEEVEVVSVDGTRIVVRRIEQEEEKKD, encoded by the coding sequence ATGGAAATGTTAAATATTGCTTCAGTGGGCTTTTTAGTTGTTTTTCTAGGTACATTATTTTTAGTGGGTGAACTACTGGTTAGAGTAAAAGGGTTATTTGCTATCATAGGCATTGGAATTATGTCGGTTTATTTTACTTTTCACATTTCAGGAGAAGTAGGCTTATGGGTTGTGCTCTTATATTTAGTAGGATTAGTGTTGTTGATTGTTGATGGAAAAGTAGTCAATGATGGGACAATTGCTTTACTGGGGGCTATTTTAATGATACTAGCTCTAGCTATACCTTCACCTTCTATTATTTACGGTGTCCTCGTTTCGATGGGCTTTATTATTGGAGCATTTACTTCGCTGTTATTTCTTAAGGTTTTTCCTGCAAGAGACATGTGGGCAAAAATGACGTTGAAGGACAAAATGACAAATGAGCTTGGCTATAATTCATTAAATGAAAGTTACAAAGGGCTCGTTGGAAAAACAGGAAAGACAATAAGTCCGTTTAGACCAACCGGCACAGTGGTCATTGAAGGTCAACAGTACAGTGCCACGAGCGGGAGCCAATGGCTTGGTGAAAACGAAGAAGTAGAAGTGGTTTCTGTTGACGGAACAAGAATCGTGGTTAGAAGAATTGAACAGGAAGAAGAGAAAAAGGACTGA
- a CDS encoding Na/Pi cotransporter family protein, producing the protein MFFGGLGVFLFGIKYMGDGLQMVAGERLREILDRFTSNPVMGVFAGLFVTVLLQTSTGTTVLTVGLVNAGFMTLKQAIGVIMGANIGTTVTAFIIGIKIQAYALPIIAVGAAMLFFLKNKKLNYYGQVIFGFGALFYGLDLMGTGLKPLREVQAFADLTVSMSENPLLGVLIGTIFTVAVQSSSASIALLQQLYEQGAITLNAALPVLFGDNIGTTITAILASIGASIAARRAALTHVIFNLIGTAIVLILLVPYLNLIKYLQVVLDLNEPMTIAFAHGIFNFSNTLIQLPFVAVLALIVTKLIPGEEYEIEYKAKHLDQRFINSSPAIALGQAKEEVLRMGEFAEKGLNEAKQYLVTGQKRHSEMTVQFEEAINNLDRKITDYLIQISAGSLSEHDSKMHSVLLDTVRDIERIGDHMENIVELKDYQHGNKVIMSESAIEDLIEMFDLTIETVQSAMSCLATGDKDMALSVVAKEDLIDKMERKLRKKHILRINEGNCTGSAGIVFVDIVSNLERVGDHAVNIAETVIEEVH; encoded by the coding sequence ATGTTTTTTGGAGGTTTAGGGGTATTCCTATTTGGAATTAAGTATATGGGTGATGGCCTCCAAATGGTAGCTGGGGAACGACTACGAGAAATTTTAGACAGATTTACATCCAATCCAGTTATGGGGGTATTTGCAGGGCTTTTTGTGACTGTCCTACTGCAAACAAGTACGGGGACCACCGTATTAACGGTCGGGTTAGTTAATGCAGGTTTCATGACTTTAAAACAAGCTATCGGAGTTATCATGGGGGCCAATATTGGGACAACTGTTACAGCCTTCATTATTGGTATAAAAATTCAAGCATATGCTCTCCCGATTATTGCAGTTGGAGCTGCTATGTTGTTTTTCTTGAAAAATAAAAAGCTTAATTACTATGGACAAGTAATCTTTGGATTTGGTGCATTGTTCTATGGTTTAGATTTAATGGGAACAGGGCTAAAACCATTGCGTGAGGTACAAGCATTTGCGGACTTGACCGTTTCGATGAGTGAGAATCCTTTACTGGGTGTTCTTATCGGTACGATTTTTACTGTTGCCGTTCAAAGCTCATCGGCTTCAATCGCTTTATTGCAACAGCTCTATGAACAAGGGGCTATTACATTAAATGCGGCCTTACCTGTTTTATTCGGGGATAATATTGGTACGACAATTACTGCTATATTAGCTTCCATTGGAGCTTCAATCGCAGCAAGAAGAGCAGCATTAACACATGTTATTTTTAACCTAATTGGTACGGCTATTGTGCTAATTTTACTTGTACCATATTTAAATTTAATAAAATACCTACAAGTTGTCCTAGACTTAAATGAACCAATGACAATCGCATTCGCACATGGTATTTTTAACTTTTCGAATACGTTAATCCAACTTCCTTTTGTAGCGGTATTAGCGCTTATTGTTACAAAATTAATTCCTGGAGAAGAATATGAGATTGAATACAAAGCGAAGCATCTAGACCAACGCTTTATTAACAGCTCTCCAGCAATCGCACTAGGCCAAGCGAAAGAGGAAGTACTGCGAATGGGTGAGTTTGCTGAAAAAGGCTTAAATGAAGCAAAGCAATATTTGGTAACAGGGCAAAAGCGTCATTCAGAAATGACTGTTCAATTTGAAGAAGCGATTAATAACCTTGACCGTAAAATAACGGATTACCTTATTCAGATATCTGCAGGTTCTTTGTCAGAACATGATTCAAAAATGCACTCTGTGTTACTTGATACGGTCCGCGATATCGAAAGGATCGGGGATCATATGGAAAATATCGTTGAATTAAAGGATTACCAGCATGGAAACAAAGTAATCATGTCGGAAAGTGCAATAGAAGACTTGATTGAAATGTTTGATTTAACTATTGAAACTGTTCAAAGCGCAATGTCCTGTTTAGCGACGGGTGATAAAGATATGGCGTTATCTGTTGTTGCCAAAGAAGATCTAATTGATAAAATGGAAAGAAAACTACGTAAGAAACACATTCTTCGTATTAACGAAGGTAACTGTACAGGTTCGGCAGGGATCGTATTCGTTGATATCGTTAGTAACTTAGAGCGTGTGGGAGACCATGCCGTTAATATTGCAGAAACTGTAATCGAAGAAGTGCATTAA